The nucleotide window ATTCGCAGGCCGCCCAGGTGGTGGCCCGGCAGGAACTCGGGGAAACCTGGCCCAGCCGTGCCAAGGAACTGGAGGCTCAATTGCTGAGCCGCTTTGGCAGCGTGCCCAGCCAGCTGCGCGTCTTTGGCCGCGAGGAATGGTTTGCGCCCGTCGCCTCGGGCTCCAACCCGGCCGATGCCATGGTGATTTGCCCCTGCACCATGGGCACGCTCGCCGCAGTGGCAGCCGGCATGAGCGACAACCTGATCGAGCGCGCAGCCGACGTGATGATCAAGGAAAACCGCCCGCTGATCCTGGTGCCGCGCGAAACACCGTATTCAGCCATCCACCTCGAAAACATGCTCAAACTCGCGCGGCTGGGTGTGTGCATCCTGCCGCCGAATCCGGGCTTCTATCATCACCCCGCAACGGTGCAGGATCTCGTCGATTTTGTTGTGGCACGCGTGCTCGACCAGCTGCGTGTACCGCATACGCTGATGCAACGCTGGGGAGATGACACTCAACTGGCGGACACCACCCAACCCTGATACCACGAGGAGCAAGTCGAATGGGCATGGATGTAATCGATTACGTGATTCACGGCGACGACATGCAGTTTGTCGAAGTGGAGCTGGATCCCGGTGAAGCCGCGGTCGGCGAGGCGGGCACCATGTTCTATATGGAGGACGGCATCCGCATGGATACCATCTTCGGTGATGGCTCGGCCCAGCAAAGCGGGTTGATGGGCAAGCTGCTCGGCGCGGGCAAGCGGCTTCTGACCGGCGAATCGCTGTTTACCACGGTGTACGTGAACGAAGGCAGCGGCAAGCGCAAAGTCGCCTTCGGGGCGGCCTACCCAGGCAAGATCATTCCGGTAGCGCTGGATCAGATTGGTGGCACCCTGCTGTGCCAGAAAGATTCCTTCCTGTGCGCGGCCAAGGGCGTATCACTGGGCATCGCCCTTCAGCGCAAGCTCGGCGTCGGCTTCTTCGGCGGCGAGGGCTTCATCCTGCAAAAGCTTGAAGGCGACGGGCTGGCCTTTGTCCATGCGGGTGGTGCCACTATCGAGAAAACACTGAAGCCCGGTGAAACCCTGCGCGTGGACACCGGTTGTGTGGTGGCCTTCCAGCCCTCGGTGGAGTTCGACATCCAGTTTGTCGGCAATGTGAAAAGCGCCCTGTTTGGCGGCGAAGGTCTGTTCTATGC belongs to Chitinimonas sp. BJYL2 and includes:
- a CDS encoding flavin prenyltransferase UbiX — protein: MPPRTVTLAFTGASGLPYGLRLLEQLLTAGVQVYLLYSQAAQVVARQELGETWPSRAKELEAQLLSRFGSVPSQLRVFGREEWFAPVASGSNPADAMVICPCTMGTLAAVAAGMSDNLIERAADVMIKENRPLILVPRETPYSAIHLENMLKLARLGVCILPPNPGFYHHPATVQDLVDFVVARVLDQLRVPHTLMQRWGDDTQLADTTQP
- a CDS encoding TIGR00266 family protein yields the protein MGMDVIDYVIHGDDMQFVEVELDPGEAAVGEAGTMFYMEDGIRMDTIFGDGSAQQSGLMGKLLGAGKRLLTGESLFTTVYVNEGSGKRKVAFGAAYPGKIIPVALDQIGGTLLCQKDSFLCAAKGVSLGIALQRKLGVGFFGGEGFILQKLEGDGLAFVHAGGATIEKTLKPGETLRVDTGCVVAFQPSVEFDIQFVGNVKSALFGGEGLFYATLRGPGKVWLQSLPLARLANRIVGASKQGGSNGGEQGSPLGRLFESE